A window of Cryptosporangium phraense genomic DNA:
GGACGGGTCAGCGGCTGGGACGACTCGGCGGTCGCCGCGGAACACGACCTCACGACGATCGCCCAGTCGCTACGAGCCCAGGGCGCCGCCTGCGCCACCACCGCGCTGGGCGGGGACGCCCCCACGCACCGCGACTCCTGGCACCTGATCCGCCGGGCGTCTACGAGCCGGTGAAACTCCCTACGCCTTGCGCGCGGCGATCTGGATGAGGTTGCCGCAGGTGTCGTCGAAGACCGCGGTCACGACCGGCCCCATGTCCACCGGCTCCTGCGTGAACACCACCCCGAGCCCGGTCAACCGCTCGAACTCGGCCTGCACGTCGTCGACCGCGAACGACGTGAACGGGATGCCGTCGGTCACCAGCGCCTCCTTGAACGGCGGCACGGCCGGATGCGCGGACGGCTCGAGCAGCAGCTCGACCCCGGCGGGCTCCTCCGGCGACACGAGGGTCAGCCAGCGGTGCTCTCCCATCGGGATGTCGTCCTTCACCGTGAACCCGAGGATGTCGGTGTAGAACCGCTCCGCCTTGGCCTGGTCGTCGACGAACACGCTGGTGACGGTGATCTTCACGGTCGGCTACTCCTCCTCGGGTGCGAGTGGCCATCGGTCGACGATGGCCCGCAGCGGTGACGTGTCGAGCCGGTGGTACTTGTACCGGCC
This region includes:
- a CDS encoding VOC family protein → MKITVTSVFVDDQAKAERFYTDILGFTVKDDIPMGEHRWLTLVSPEEPAGVELLLEPSAHPAVPPFKEALVTDGIPFTSFAVDDVQAEFERLTGLGVVFTQEPVDMGPVVTAVFDDTCGNLIQIAARKA